The following proteins come from a genomic window of Thiothrix unzii:
- a CDS encoding response regulator transcription factor, which yields MRVLIVEDEKIIREQVADDLKKNGFTVDVAADYSQGLYVALEYPIDVAVIDLGLPSTKGAPVNNELGLDIIRTARAKGKDYPIIILTARDRWQHKVEGLESGADDYVTKPFHTEELVARLRVQLRRTGRWTQAELSCGPIRLNTSEQRVHVNNDEVTLTAYEYRVLEHLMLHAGEVVSKTRLTDSLYEEDADRDSNVIEVFIRRLRIKLDPTDTLKPIETLRGRGYRFTLTRT from the coding sequence ATGCGTGTACTTATCGTTGAAGATGAAAAAATTATCCGCGAGCAGGTTGCTGATGATTTAAAGAAGAATGGTTTCACCGTGGATGTCGCGGCAGATTACTCCCAAGGGCTTTACGTTGCGTTGGAGTATCCTATTGATGTTGCGGTCATTGACCTAGGATTACCCAGCACCAAAGGCGCACCGGTCAACAATGAACTGGGCTTGGACATTATCCGTACCGCCCGCGCCAAAGGCAAAGATTACCCCATTATCATTCTGACAGCGCGTGATCGCTGGCAGCACAAAGTCGAAGGCTTGGAATCCGGTGCTGACGATTACGTCACTAAACCGTTCCACACCGAAGAATTGGTGGCGCGTCTGCGGGTGCAATTGCGCCGTACTGGACGTTGGACGCAAGCGGAATTGAGTTGTGGTCCGATTCGTTTAAATACCTCAGAGCAACGGGTTCACGTCAATAATGACGAAGTTACCCTCACCGCTTACGAATACCGCGTCTTAGAACACCTGATGCTACACGCTGGCGAAGTGGTTTCCAAAACCCGTCTTACCGACAGCCTGTACGAAGAAGATGCTGACCGCGATAGCAATGTGATTGAAGTTTTCATCCGCCGCTTACGGATTAAACTTGACCCGACTGATACCCTAAAACCTATCGAAACCTTACGCGGACGCGGCTATCGCTTTACACTCACGCGCACCTGA
- a CDS encoding ATP-binding protein → MTKSLRSRQLISGFGVIMVGIVMLGSLLLWRTYHHKIDQKEDEIKGISFNILGFLEFRDNKFMVVDDPAMEKKAQETIDEHRLNDPARERFAYVIDVHTQQIIWSSQSTSEPGTQINPDRYLYFDVDSEAQGFEPLVVIKQPKPPVINPEGLANDAAARKIYERAYLLSVQNFHLKPGGVYQFIVGMSIADVERDMETMRGFIAILLFFSAVLVLIAQMALSFWVVAPIKEFEDEVKSIETGERETVDKSYPDELTPIKNALNSLLGYEKGQKQRYKDSLDDLAHSIKTPLAAMQNQLDQLQREAVGNMQFAPGLKVLEIQIERMREIIAHQLRRAMVTNHSAMIMAQPVRPILFRLRDTLQKVYRDKNFEFRINVDEYAKCRMDSEDMMELLGNLLNNACRFCKDVVEVSAHHENNMLIIDIDDDGMGFPSDDPSKLLQRGIREDSKSEGQGIGLAVSTEIISAINGKIELLVSPYVGARVRLHLPV, encoded by the coding sequence ATGACAAAATCATTACGCAGTCGGCAATTAATCAGTGGTTTTGGCGTTATTATGGTCGGCATCGTAATGCTGGGCAGCTTGCTTTTATGGCGCACCTACCACCACAAAATTGACCAAAAAGAAGACGAAATCAAAGGTATCTCGTTCAATATTCTGGGATTCTTAGAATTTCGTGACAATAAGTTCATGGTGGTCGACGACCCTGCGATGGAAAAGAAAGCGCAGGAAACCATTGACGAACACCGCCTGAATGACCCGGCTCGCGAACGTTTTGCTTACGTTATTGACGTGCACACCCAGCAAATCATTTGGAGTTCGCAAAGCACCTCAGAACCGGGCACACAAATTAATCCCGACCGTTACCTGTACTTTGATGTCGACAGTGAAGCGCAGGGTTTTGAACCTCTTGTGGTGATCAAGCAACCTAAGCCGCCGGTCATTAACCCCGAAGGACTCGCCAACGATGCTGCTGCACGTAAGATTTACGAGCGTGCTTACCTGTTATCTGTACAAAACTTCCACCTAAAACCGGGCGGGGTTTACCAGTTTATTGTGGGCATGTCGATTGCGGACGTGGAAAGGGACATGGAAACCATGCGGGGTTTCATTGCTATTTTGCTGTTCTTTTCAGCCGTTTTAGTATTGATTGCGCAAATGGCTCTGAGTTTTTGGGTAGTAGCCCCTATCAAAGAGTTTGAGGATGAAGTTAAATCCATTGAAACGGGTGAGCGCGAAACCGTTGATAAAAGCTACCCGGATGAACTGACCCCGATCAAGAACGCGCTGAATAGCTTACTGGGCTACGAAAAAGGCCAAAAGCAACGCTATAAAGACTCGCTGGATGACCTCGCCCACAGCATTAAAACGCCGCTGGCAGCGATGCAAAACCAGTTGGATCAGTTGCAACGCGAAGCCGTCGGTAATATGCAATTTGCCCCCGGCCTAAAAGTGCTGGAAATCCAAATTGAACGGATGCGCGAAATCATTGCGCACCAATTACGCCGTGCAATGGTCACTAACCATAGTGCCATGATCATGGCGCAACCGGTGCGTCCGATACTGTTCCGGTTACGCGATACCTTGCAAAAAGTTTACCGCGACAAAAATTTCGAGTTTCGGATTAATGTCGATGAATACGCCAAGTGCCGGATGGATTCCGAGGACATGATGGAGTTACTCGGTAACTTGCTCAATAACGCCTGCCGCTTCTGTAAAGATGTGGTGGAAGTATCAGCACATCACGAAAACAATATGCTGATCATTGATATTGACGATGACGGCATGGGTTTTCCCAGCGATGACCCGTCGAAACTGTTACAGCGCGGCATCCGTGAAGACAGCAAAAGCGAAGGCCAAGGCATTGGTTTAGCCGTCAGTACCGAAATCATTTCCGCGATTAACGGTAAAATCGAGCTATTGGTATCGCCGTATGTGGGCGCACGGGTACGTTTACACCTGCCGGTTTAA